The genome window GGTGCCGGGGGCATAGGGGCTGCCCTCAATCGGTTTCAGACCCTTCTGACAGCCGGAAACGGCAAGCGTTATGCCTGCCGCTGCCAAGATGCCTGCGCAATACTGTCGTTTCATAAACGCCTAGAAGCTGATGTTCTGCAACGTTTCATAGATGCTATAGATCGACGGGCCAATAAGAATAATCAGAAGTGGCGGAACCGTGAGCATCATGGTCGCCAGTGTCATCTTGGTTGGCAGGGTGTTGGCCTTTTCCTCGGCACGCATCACGCGCTTGTCGCGCATTTCGGCGGCATAGACCCGCAGCGCTTCTGCGATTGAGGTGCCGAAGGTGGCTGACTGTATCAACACAGTCACAAAACTTGTCACATCCATCACCCCGGCGCGTTCGGACATATCGCGCAGCACGGCAACGCGATCTTTACCGGCCTTCAACTCGTGACTGACCATTTCGAATTCATCGGCCAGCGCAGGGAAGCCTGCGCGGATTTCCTTGCTGACCCGGATGATCGACTGATCCAGCGATTGCCCGGCCTCGACGCAGACCAGCATCATGTCCAGCGAGTCGGGAAAGCCGTTGGTGATTTCCTCTTGCCGGGTCTGGACCCGCTTGGTGACCCAGTATTTGGGCA of Paracoccaceae bacterium contains these proteins:
- a CDS encoding type II secretion system F family protein, translated to MEAINEFLTSNMGPLGPLFAVGGLGLLLIILTLPIMLRKQVDPLSKLKDEPKTAGDAPEGKRKLRHEEKKDKLEKYSNFLEPQDAEELSAARLKLLQAGYRSKNAVRTFHFLQFALGVLGLLAGVGYVVFRNATGVETTVSMMMIYIIIPGSIGYMLPKYWVTKRVQTRQEEITNGFPDSLDMMLVCVEAGQSLDQSIIRVSKEIRAGFPALADEFEMVSHELKAGKDRVAVLRDMSERAGVMDVTSFVTVLIQSATFGTSIAEALRVYAAEMRDKRVMRAEEKANTLPTKMTLATMMLTVPPLLIILIGPSIYSIYETLQNISF